The following coding sequences lie in one Nitrospirota bacterium genomic window:
- the accC gene encoding acetyl-CoA carboxylase biotin carboxylase subunit encodes MKLFNKILIANRGEIAVRIIRACKELDIKTVSVYSDIEKDTMHVRLSDESICIGPATPLQSYLNIPAILTAAEITDTQAIHPGYGFLSENPHFAETCISSGIVFIGPTPENIRLGGDKAKARQIMRRRGIPIVPGSDGPVQSVEMALKVSKKIGFPVILKASQGGGGRGMKVVSEEEGIEQAFYMAQREALTAFGNNELYVEKYIPEPRHIEVQVMADSKGNIIHLGERDCSIQRRHQKLIEESPSPFSTDKFRKKLCELGVKAARALRYRNLGTVEFIVDPEGNIYFMEMNTRIQVEHPVTEAVTGIDLIKEQIRLAAGFPLIYKQSQIKPKGHAIECRINAEDPEKFIPSPGKITFFYPPGGPGVRVDTASFSGAVVPSEYDSLVAKLIVHGGDRQEALSKAKRALDEFIIEGIKTTIPFHKKVLSSTDFINGNFTTTFVDKLNGREKTVETAPLE; translated from the coding sequence ATGAAACTTTTCAATAAAATCCTTATTGCAAACAGAGGCGAGATTGCCGTGAGAATCATCAGGGCGTGCAAAGAATTAGACATAAAGACGGTCTCCGTTTACTCTGATATAGAAAAGGACACCATGCATGTCCGTCTTTCGGATGAGTCCATATGCATAGGGCCTGCAACACCACTTCAGAGCTACCTCAACATACCTGCAATTCTCACAGCCGCAGAGATTACAGACACCCAGGCAATACATCCGGGCTATGGTTTTCTATCCGAGAACCCGCATTTTGCAGAGACATGTATAAGCTCAGGCATTGTCTTTATTGGTCCGACCCCTGAGAACATCAGGCTCGGAGGCGATAAGGCAAAGGCAAGACAGATAATGAGAAGAAGGGGTATCCCTATCGTCCCTGGAAGTGACGGACCGGTTCAATCCGTTGAGATGGCTTTGAAGGTGTCAAAGAAGATAGGGTTCCCCGTTATCCTTAAGGCATCTCAGGGAGGCGGCGGAAGAGGCATGAAGGTAGTCTCTGAGGAGGAAGGCATCGAGCAGGCATTTTACATGGCACAAAGAGAGGCACTCACTGCATTTGGAAACAATGAGCTTTATGTCGAAAAATATATTCCTGAGCCGAGACATATAGAGGTTCAGGTTATGGCTGACTCAAAAGGCAATATCATTCATCTCGGAGAAAGGGACTGCTCTATTCAGAGAAGGCATCAGAAGCTCATAGAGGAATCTCCATCGCCTTTTTCCACAGATAAGTTCAGAAAGAAATTATGCGAGCTTGGTGTAAAAGCCGCAAGGGCACTAAGATACAGAAACCTGGGTACGGTAGAGTTTATAGTTGACCCTGAAGGAAATATCTATTTTATGGAGATGAACACCCGTATTCAGGTAGAGCATCCTGTGACAGAGGCTGTAACAGGCATCGACCTGATTAAAGAGCAGATAAGACTTGCCGCAGGGTTCCCGCTCATTTATAAACAAAGTCAGATAAAACCAAAGGGACATGCCATAGAGTGTAGGATTAATGCCGAGGACCCAGAAAAGTTCATCCCCTCACCAGGAAAGATAACATTCTTTTACCCTCCAGGGGGCCCCGGGGTAAGGGTGGATACTGCATCCTTCAGTGGTGCTGTTGTGCCATCCGAGTATGACTCACTCGTTGCAAAGCTCATTGTCCATGGAGGAGACAGGCAAGAGGCACTGTCAAAGGCAAAAAGGGCATTGGATGAGTTCATAATAGAAGGCATAAAGACCACAATACCATTTCATAAAAAGGTTTTAAGCTCAACCGATTTCATAAACGGAAATTTCACCACTACATTCGTTGACAAACTGAATGGCAGGGAAAAGACCGTTGAAACCGCCCCCTTAGAGTAG
- the accB gene encoding acetyl-CoA carboxylase biotin carboxyl carrier protein, giving the protein MELDELKKIIELLRDTDITDLQIEKENTKVRIKRERMMTSIEIKKPPQIGLPSVKEIEAETQRLITITAPLVGTFYKSPSPDSPPFVEAGSKVKKGQVICIIEAMKLMNEIECDTDGILVRALVENAQPVEYGEPLYLIEPV; this is encoded by the coding sequence ATGGAACTCGATGAACTCAAAAAAATAATAGAGCTTCTCAGAGATACAGACATCACTGACCTGCAGATAGAGAAGGAAAACACAAAGGTAAGGATAAAAAGAGAGAGGATGATGACATCTATCGAGATAAAGAAGCCTCCACAGATAGGGCTCCCTTCAGTAAAGGAGATAGAGGCAGAGACACAGCGACTCATTACGATAACCGCACCTTTGGTAGGGACATTTTACAAGTCTCCTTCGCCTGATTCCCCGCCTTTTGTAGAGGCAGGCTCGAAGGTCAAAAAAGGACAGGTAATTTGCATAATAGAGGCAATGAAACTAATGAATGAGATAGAGTGCGACACAGACGGCATACTTGTCAGAGCACTTGTCGAAAATGCCCAGCCAGTGGAATACGGAGAGCCTTTGTATCTCATCGAGCCGGTTTAG
- the thiE gene encoding thiamine phosphate synthase, translated as MFLTGICFITETSSSPLSSAEMTLMALRAGVRWVQYREKQKNRHLLYYEALNLRRLTRDFRAKLIVNDYVDIALAVNADGVHLGQEDLPIAEARRILGKDKIIGVSTHSIKEALRAEKQGADYIGFGPIFHTTTKDAGPPKGLAMLRRIKSAVNIPVVAIGGINIENLPSVLETGVDAVAVASAILKGDIKKNARGFLKIIQKHGVRV; from the coding sequence ATGTTCCTTACAGGCATTTGTTTTATCACAGAGACCTCTTCATCGCCTCTTTCTTCAGCTGAAATGACCCTCATGGCACTAAGGGCAGGGGTCAGATGGGTTCAGTACAGAGAAAAACAAAAAAACAGGCATCTGCTTTACTACGAGGCATTAAACCTGAGAAGGCTCACAAGAGACTTCCGTGCAAAACTTATTGTAAATGATTATGTAGATATAGCACTCGCAGTTAATGCAGATGGGGTTCACTTAGGTCAGGAAGACCTGCCCATTGCCGAGGCAAGAAGGATTCTTGGCAAAGATAAGATAATAGGCGTCTCAACCCATAGCATTAAAGAGGCACTAAGGGCTGAAAAACAGGGAGCTGACTATATCGGCTTTGGACCCATATTTCATACAACAACAAAAGATGCAGGACCCCCTAAGGGTTTAGCTATGCTCAGGAGGATTAAATCAGCAGTGAATATCCCTGTTGTTGCAATCGGAGGAATTAATATAGAAAACCTTCCCTCCGTTCTTGAGACAGGTGTGGATGCAGTTGCAGTGGCATCTGCAATACTTAAGGGCGATATAAAGAAAAATGCAAGAGGGTTTTTAAAAATTATCCAAAAACATGGCGTAAGGGTGTAA
- a CDS encoding response regulator produces the protein MEERKKRRVIFQKDVIINGAIKGYALDISEAGMYIHSLADFVPGAVVDLDFDISGKRINVKSGIQHIESGIGIGVKFLNLNKFPENIMLIKALIYTKTKAPLEHSKKVLVADANSQTKEIYKNRLLQDGFLVHEAENGLQAFRTLQQIRPDIVVLDPHLDKVDGFKLMQIMRANPELKRIPVVIVSSRILPEEIDKAVSLGAKEYLIKSTTTPIKLSETIKRILKEVK, from the coding sequence ATGGAAGAAAGAAAAAAACGCAGGGTAATCTTTCAGAAGGATGTCATAATTAATGGTGCTATAAAAGGATACGCCCTCGATATAAGCGAAGCCGGCATGTATATCCATAGCCTTGCTGATTTTGTGCCTGGGGCGGTTGTCGACCTTGACTTTGACATAAGTGGAAAACGCATAAATGTTAAGTCTGGAATACAGCATATAGAGTCCGGTATAGGCATAGGAGTCAAATTCCTGAACCTGAATAAGTTTCCAGAAAACATTATGCTGATAAAGGCTTTGATTTATACCAAGACCAAAGCACCTTTGGAGCACTCAAAAAAAGTCCTTGTAGCAGATGCCAACAGCCAGACAAAAGAGATATACAAAAACCGTCTCCTTCAGGACGGCTTTTTGGTGCATGAGGCTGAAAACGGGTTACAGGCATTCAGAACCCTTCAGCAGATAAGACCCGATATTGTAGTCCTTGACCCTCACCTCGATAAGGTCGATGGCTTCAAGCTCATGCAGATTATGAGGGCAAACCCGGAGCTCAAACGCATACCAGTTGTGATTGTCTCATCCCGAATCCTCCCTGAGGAGATAGATAAGGCAGTTTCATTAGGTGCAAAAGAATACCTCATCAAGAGCACCACAA